Genomic DNA from Deltaproteobacteria bacterium:
GGGTAGGCGGCTACTTCTTCAGGAGGGCGTTCAGCTCGTTGACGACCTTCTTCGGATCGAGCCCCTTGTGCCACGACGTGTAGGTCACCGATTCGTGCCGGCTCGACTTGCACGACAGGCACTCGGGCCCGAACAGCTCCCGGATCTTCTCCCGCAGTGCGGGATGCTCCCTCACGATGTCG
This window encodes:
- a CDS encoding disulfide oxidoreductase, whose translation is DIVREHPALREKIRELFGPECLSCKSSRHESVTYTSWHKGLDPKKVVNELNALLKK